In Carettochelys insculpta isolate YL-2023 chromosome 11, ASM3395843v1, whole genome shotgun sequence, a genomic segment contains:
- the KLC2 gene encoding kinesin light chain 2 isoform X1 — MATMVYPREEKLSQDEIVLGTKAVIQGLETLRSEHHSILATLLDPRNCLDKPQEASAAQEKSNLLRKSLDAIELGLGEAQVIVALSSHLSAVESEKQKLRAQVRRLVQENQWLRDELAGTQQKLQRSEQAVAQLEEEKKHLEFMNQIKKFDEDISPSEEKNGEAAKDSLDDLFPGDDDQGPAGPAPGSGEAAAQHGGYEIPARLRTLHNLVIQYASQGRYEVAVPLCKQALEDLEKTSGHDHPDVATMLNILALVYRDQNKYKEAAHLLNDALAIREKTLGKDHPAVAATLNNLAVLYGKRGKYKEAEPLCKRALEIREKVLGRFHPDVAKQLNNLALLCQNQGKVEEVQYYYGRALEIYESRLGPDDPNVAKTKNNLASCYLKQGKYKEAEALYKEILTRAHEKEFGSVNGENKPIWMHAEEREESKDRSKDSVPYGEYGSWYKACKVDSPTVNTTLKSLGALYRRQGKLEAAETLEECAMKTRKQGAHAISQTRVVELLKDGERSERRPSRESVPSSAAKAENGPEPEDGMGTEWAGDGSGALRRSGSFGKLRDALRRSSEMLVKKLQGSSPQEPRNQGMKRASSLNFLNKSMEESSPPTSNSFSESRGLSASTMDLCRRSSLLG, encoded by the exons ATGGCAACCATGGTGTACCCACGGGAGGAGAAGCTGAGCCAGGATGAGATTGTGCTGGGCACCAAGGCAGTGATCCAGGGCCTGGAGACGCTGCGCAGTGAGCACCACTCCATCTTGGCCACCCTTCTGGACCCCCGGAACTGCCTGGACAAGCCGCAGGAGGCCAGCGCTGCGCAGGAGAAGTCCAATCTGCTGCGCAAGTCTCTGGACGCCATcgagctggggctgggtgaggcCCAG GTGATCGTCGCGCTTTCGAGCCACCTGAGTGCGGTGGAGTCGGAGAAGCAGAAGCTGCGGGCCCAGGTGCGGCGCCTGGTGCAGGAGAACCAGTGGCTGCGGGACGAGCTGGCCGGCacccagcagaagctgcagcgcAGTGAGCAGGCTGTGGCACAGCTCGAGGAGGAGAAGAAGCACCTGGAGTTCATGAACCAGATCAAGAAGTTTGACGAGGACATCTCCCCCTCG GAAGAGAAGAATGGGGAGGCAGCCAAGGACTCGCTGGATGACCTGTTCCCCGGCGATGACGACCAGGGCCCAG cagggccagcacctggCAGCGGGGAGGCCGCAGCCCAGCATGGGGGCTACGAGATCCCTGCAAGGCTGCGCACGCTGCACAACCTGGTGATCCAGTACGCCTCCCAGGGGCGCTACGAAGTGGCCGTGCCGCTCTGCAAGCAGGCGTTGGAGGATCTGGAGAAGACCTCGGGCCACGACCACCCGGATGTGGCCACCATGCTGAACATCCTGGCGCTGGTGTACAG GGACCAGAACAAGTACAAAGAGGCTGCTCACCTTCTCAATGACGCACTGGCCATCCGGGAAAAGACCCTGGGCAAGGACCACCCTGCC GTGGCTGCCACCCTGAACAACCTGGCTGTGCTGTATGGCAAGAGGGGCAAGTACAAGGAGGCTGAGCCGCTGTGCAAGAGAGCACTGGAGATCCGTGAaaag GTGCTGGGCCGGTTTCACCCGGACGTGGCCAAGCAGCTGAACAACCTGGCATTGCTGTGCCAGAACCAGGGCAAAGTGGAGGAGGTTCAGTATTACTATGGGCGGGCGCTGGAGATTTACGAGAGCCGCCTGGGCCCCGACGACCCCAACGTCGCCAAGACAAAGAACAACCTG GCGTCCTGCTACCTGAAACAGGGCAAGTACAAAGAGGCTGAGGCGCTGTACAAGGAGATCCTGACTCGGGCACATGAGAAGGAGTTTGGCTCAGTCAATG GAGAGAACAAGCCAATCTGGATGCACGCAGAGGAACGCGAGGAGAGCAAG GACAGAAGCAAGGACAGTGTCCCCTACGGGGAGTACGGCAGCTGGTACAAGGCCTGCAAGGTGGACAG CCCCACAGTGAACACAACCCTGAAGAGCCTGGGGGCTCTGTACCGGCGCCAGGGCAAGCTGGAGGCCGCTGAGACGCTGGAGGAGTGCGCCATGAAAACCCGCAAGCAG GGCGCACATGCCATCAGCCAGACCAGAGTAGTGGAGCTGCTGAAGGACGGAGAGCGGTCAGAGCGCAGACCCAGCCGGGAGAGCGTGCCCAGCAGTGCTGCCAAGGCTGAGAACGGGCCCGAGCCAGAGGACGGGATGGGCACGGAATGGGCAGGG gatGGCTCTGGGGCCCTGCGCCGGAGTGGCTCCTTCGGGAAGCTGCGGGACGCCCTGCGCCGGAGCAGCGAGATGCtagtgaagaagctgcagggaagcagccccCAGGAACCCAGGAACCAGGG GATGAAACGGGCCAGTTCCCTGAACTTCCTCAACAAGAGCATGGAAGAGTCGAGTCCG CCAACCAGCAACAGCTTCTCCGAGAGCCGGGGCCTCAGCGCCAGCACCATGGACCTGTGCAGACGCAGCTCCCTGCTTGGGTGA
- the KLC2 gene encoding kinesin light chain 2 isoform X2, translated as MATMVYPREEKLSQDEIVLGTKAVIQGLETLRSEHHSILATLLDPRNCLDKPQEASAAQEKSNLLRKSLDAIELGLGEAQVIVALSSHLSAVESEKQKLRAQVRRLVQENQWLRDELAGTQQKLQRSEQAVAQLEEEKKHLEFMNQIKKFDEDISPSEEKNGEAAKDSLDDLFPGDDDQGPGPAPGSGEAAAQHGGYEIPARLRTLHNLVIQYASQGRYEVAVPLCKQALEDLEKTSGHDHPDVATMLNILALVYRDQNKYKEAAHLLNDALAIREKTLGKDHPAVAATLNNLAVLYGKRGKYKEAEPLCKRALEIREKVLGRFHPDVAKQLNNLALLCQNQGKVEEVQYYYGRALEIYESRLGPDDPNVAKTKNNLASCYLKQGKYKEAEALYKEILTRAHEKEFGSVNGENKPIWMHAEEREESKDRSKDSVPYGEYGSWYKACKVDSPTVNTTLKSLGALYRRQGKLEAAETLEECAMKTRKQGAHAISQTRVVELLKDGERSERRPSRESVPSSAAKAENGPEPEDGMGTEWAGDGSGALRRSGSFGKLRDALRRSSEMLVKKLQGSSPQEPRNQGMKRASSLNFLNKSMEESSPPTSNSFSESRGLSASTMDLCRRSSLLG; from the exons ATGGCAACCATGGTGTACCCACGGGAGGAGAAGCTGAGCCAGGATGAGATTGTGCTGGGCACCAAGGCAGTGATCCAGGGCCTGGAGACGCTGCGCAGTGAGCACCACTCCATCTTGGCCACCCTTCTGGACCCCCGGAACTGCCTGGACAAGCCGCAGGAGGCCAGCGCTGCGCAGGAGAAGTCCAATCTGCTGCGCAAGTCTCTGGACGCCATcgagctggggctgggtgaggcCCAG GTGATCGTCGCGCTTTCGAGCCACCTGAGTGCGGTGGAGTCGGAGAAGCAGAAGCTGCGGGCCCAGGTGCGGCGCCTGGTGCAGGAGAACCAGTGGCTGCGGGACGAGCTGGCCGGCacccagcagaagctgcagcgcAGTGAGCAGGCTGTGGCACAGCTCGAGGAGGAGAAGAAGCACCTGGAGTTCATGAACCAGATCAAGAAGTTTGACGAGGACATCTCCCCCTCG GAAGAGAAGAATGGGGAGGCAGCCAAGGACTCGCTGGATGACCTGTTCCCCGGCGATGACGACCAGGGCCCAG ggccagcacctggCAGCGGGGAGGCCGCAGCCCAGCATGGGGGCTACGAGATCCCTGCAAGGCTGCGCACGCTGCACAACCTGGTGATCCAGTACGCCTCCCAGGGGCGCTACGAAGTGGCCGTGCCGCTCTGCAAGCAGGCGTTGGAGGATCTGGAGAAGACCTCGGGCCACGACCACCCGGATGTGGCCACCATGCTGAACATCCTGGCGCTGGTGTACAG GGACCAGAACAAGTACAAAGAGGCTGCTCACCTTCTCAATGACGCACTGGCCATCCGGGAAAAGACCCTGGGCAAGGACCACCCTGCC GTGGCTGCCACCCTGAACAACCTGGCTGTGCTGTATGGCAAGAGGGGCAAGTACAAGGAGGCTGAGCCGCTGTGCAAGAGAGCACTGGAGATCCGTGAaaag GTGCTGGGCCGGTTTCACCCGGACGTGGCCAAGCAGCTGAACAACCTGGCATTGCTGTGCCAGAACCAGGGCAAAGTGGAGGAGGTTCAGTATTACTATGGGCGGGCGCTGGAGATTTACGAGAGCCGCCTGGGCCCCGACGACCCCAACGTCGCCAAGACAAAGAACAACCTG GCGTCCTGCTACCTGAAACAGGGCAAGTACAAAGAGGCTGAGGCGCTGTACAAGGAGATCCTGACTCGGGCACATGAGAAGGAGTTTGGCTCAGTCAATG GAGAGAACAAGCCAATCTGGATGCACGCAGAGGAACGCGAGGAGAGCAAG GACAGAAGCAAGGACAGTGTCCCCTACGGGGAGTACGGCAGCTGGTACAAGGCCTGCAAGGTGGACAG CCCCACAGTGAACACAACCCTGAAGAGCCTGGGGGCTCTGTACCGGCGCCAGGGCAAGCTGGAGGCCGCTGAGACGCTGGAGGAGTGCGCCATGAAAACCCGCAAGCAG GGCGCACATGCCATCAGCCAGACCAGAGTAGTGGAGCTGCTGAAGGACGGAGAGCGGTCAGAGCGCAGACCCAGCCGGGAGAGCGTGCCCAGCAGTGCTGCCAAGGCTGAGAACGGGCCCGAGCCAGAGGACGGGATGGGCACGGAATGGGCAGGG gatGGCTCTGGGGCCCTGCGCCGGAGTGGCTCCTTCGGGAAGCTGCGGGACGCCCTGCGCCGGAGCAGCGAGATGCtagtgaagaagctgcagggaagcagccccCAGGAACCCAGGAACCAGGG GATGAAACGGGCCAGTTCCCTGAACTTCCTCAACAAGAGCATGGAAGAGTCGAGTCCG CCAACCAGCAACAGCTTCTCCGAGAGCCGGGGCCTCAGCGCCAGCACCATGGACCTGTGCAGACGCAGCTCCCTGCTTGGGTGA